TCTCCTGCAGGGATCAGAACGCACGGGACGACCTCTCATCATTGGGCCAGAGGAAGATTATGATCCGGGATATTTCAACAACGAGGTAGTGGCACCAAACTGCTCTTGGCTCTTGTCCCATCTCTCTGGGGGCAGCCGGCCAAGGTCACGGGACAGGGCTGTCACTTCTCATATGCTCCTCCCTTTGTGGCTGTGTGCCCTGACACCCAGGAAGCGTTGGCATTTAGAAATCCTCCTGAGGAGGAAGCTGTCCAGTGACCTCATCTGCCTCTGTTATCCCAGCCCGTGCCGAGAGCATTCCTGGATGACAGCTGTCACCAGCCCAGTCACTGccgtggtggggatgggggtgtCCTGGATTGGGCTGGTGGGAATTGGGGAGCAGGGGCTGGAGCTTCACCCAGGGGTGTGCAACAGAGCTCCAGACAAGTCGGTTCCCTTCTTTCCTAACCAATGCTTCTCCTTCGGGTCCTGCAGTGCGACTCCCTCTTCCAGGACCTGGGCAAGCTGAAGTCCCGACCAGCACACCTGGGAGTCTTTCTGCGCTACATATTCTCCCAGGCAGATCCCAGCCCCCTGGTAAGAGCTGGAGGCAGCAAGCTGGGAGAAATGCCAGTGGGGCGGTGTATCCGTGCGCTACCCACATCCCTGGGGTCTGCGGGCGCTGCTGGTTTGCTGAGCACGTGGCTGAGGTGCAGGCTCTGTGTGTAGGGctcaggcagctgctggcagccctgtccccagctgtgcagcagtgaggGAAGCCCAGTGTAGGGTTACAtgtcctccccttcctcccaggCGTGATGCGGGGAGGGCGCTGCCCTCCCAGACCCCCACGGTCGTTTCCTGTTTCATGGCCGTCTGGCTGCTGCTCTATTGGATGTTTCACCTTCCTGCTTCTAAACCTTCCTCCTTCTTCGCTGCCCACCTCTGGTCTCCCCTCCTTGCAGCTCTTCTACTTATGCGCAGACGTTTGCCAGCAGACAACAGCAAAGGATTCCCGGGGTTTGGGGAAGGATATCTGGAACATCTTCTTGGACCGGAACGCGGTGAgggcaggggctgtgtgcctgCACAGGGGTCCTTGCATCTGCAGGGGGTGGGTGGGGAACCAGCTGGAAAGCCAGCATCAGTGTCACGTCCGTTGCATGAGGGTCCTTTTTAACATGTTTTGCCACTGACAGTGCTTTGCTGATGCTGATTTCTCTGCTTCGATGCAAATTGCGTAAAGCATTGCGCAGGCATTGCAcaatggcagcagcaccaggcagcttGGAGCAGGGGTCATagaggcagggctggggctcagGCTGTGCCCTCTCTTCCTGGGGGTACCTATTGCTTGGAGGGAGGACACTGCTCCAGAGGGATTTGTGTTCTGGGTGCTGTGATGAGTGTTGGGTGCTTTGTGCACTGGGAAAGTGGGACTCTCAGCTCTCACACCCCTCCAGTTGCAGAAATGACAAACAGTGATGGTGCAGGAGCATGGGGCACCCTCAccctgcagctcagagctgtgtgaGTGTGGCTTTGGCATGCAAATTCCTTCACACACTGTGTTGTGTTCCCACCGCAGCCTCTCCGAGTGAAGGTGTCGGAGCAGCTTCTGGCTGAGATCGGTGAGTGAGGAGCTCTCAGGGGCTGCCAGGGGCTCTCATGGCTGTTTCCTGCATGGCTGGTGACACTGCCTGTCCTTTTATCACCCAGAGGCTCGTCTACGGAATGGGGATGATGTCCGAGCTGCCCTCTTTGAAGCTCAGGAGATGGTGATGCCCGAGATACAGGAGCAGATCCAGGACTACAGGTGACAGTGGGATGGTCACCCCACAGAGCTCAGCATATATCCCCCTGTTCCTCGTGGTACTGACCCCCATGTGCCCATAGAACGAAGCGCACCATGGGCCTGGGGAGCCTATATGGGGAAAACGACCTCCTGGACCTGGATGGGGACCCGCAGAAGGAGCGGCAAGTGGCTGAGAAGCAGCTGGCTCAGCTGGGTGACATCCTGTAAGTGTGGGCTGCCTGGTCCTGCCACCTCCCCAGCGTGTTGATTGAGCTCAGGAAGGAGAAAgtggagcaggagctgggggtgctggtggCAGAGATGGGAGTAGGGGGCTGCAAGGGGGCATGGAGGGAGCACCCTGACCGGGGACGGCTCCCTGGGGCTGAGTGGAGGAATCCAAACAAGctcttttattcctttccatCTCTCTCTGCAGGTCAAAATATGAAGAGGACAGAAGGTGAGTGACTCTCAGCCATGGCAAGCATGCACCCAGTTGCAACTGTATTGCTGTTGCTGACTAAGGAGGGGAAAAGGGTCTTAGAGAGGAGATGCTAAACCGCCCCTTTAATATGCTGGCCTGCAGCACCTTGTCCCAGTGCCAGCTTTATCCCTGGGGGCTGTCAGGATAGCAGGGCTTGGGGAAGGAGTGTCCCTAACTCTCCCTCTTGAAGGCTGCTGCCTTTCTGCCCTCCTTATCCCTTCCCAAGTGTCCCCTGGCCAGGAAGGAGTGGTTCCTTTGTCACACGAGACCCCACAGGATGTCCCAGCTCCATTTTCACAGCCTGTGGTGCTGTGTCCTGGTGCTCTGTCTCCACTCAGACTCTTCTCTTGCAGCTCCCCCATGGCCTTTGCCCTCAGCACATACATGAACCACACTGGCATCCGCAGCCGTGAGCCACGTGTAGCCAGCACCAGTGAGAAGGCACAGGCCCTCCCGGACAAGGACAAGTGGCTGCCCTTCTTCCCCAAGGCCAAGAAGGTGAGTGGCTTGATGGctgctgtccctctgctctgctcccagctcccctcTGCAGTGTGTGGTTGGGATGGAGGAAGAGCTGTGGTGTATTGCCCACGTTGTGATGCCAGCATTCCTCTCGGGtgtcccagcagagcagcagcacgaAGAAGGACAAGGATGCCATAGAAGACAAGAAGCGCAACCCCATCCTAAAGTACATTGCGAAGCCCAAAATGTCCCAGAGCAGTGAGTATTGGGATATTCTGGAACACTGAGCTGCTcagctcactgctgctgggagacCTACAGCCTTTGGGCAGCCCTTAGGCACCCATCAACCCATAGCAGGCACTTCTCATCTGCCAGCTATGCTCTCCTCATCCAGCCCCTTTCAAAACCTCTTGTCTCAACCTCGCTCCCAAATGGCTTtgaagggagcaggaggggagcTGAGCAGTCCTCACCATACATGTGTGCTCTGGCACATGTGTGCATGTCTGCTCTGACACGCATATGtatgttcccccccccccctgcttTCAGTTCTTATACCATTAGCTCACACGCTCCCTTCTCTGCCTCCTCCGCTGTTGATAGATGCAGGATTGATTTGACatctcatttttgttcttttgttttttttcctttcagcatttcATGTCCCTTTGTCCCCTGTCGAAGGTAAAAgcccttttcttttatttgccaTTCATCTCACGTGCTCAGTTTTGATTTGTTCCCCCCAGCGCTGCTACACCGGGCACTGGATGGGCtatggggtgggaggagggctGCCCATGGGCACTCTGGATGTCCCCAGGGAAGCCCCAGTGGTGGCCTTGGTGACATCCCACAGTGAGGACAGCAGTGCCACCATCTAtctcctccttcctgccctcACCAGGAtccctcccttctctttgcCCCAGCAGTCAAACCCGGCAATGTGAGGAACATTATCCAGCACTTTGAGAACAACCAGCATTATGAGAGCCAGGAACCCGGTTCACAGCGTCTCTCCACTGGCAGCTTCCCTGAGGACCTGCTGGAGGGTGATGGGTAGGAAGGGTTTTGGGGGGGCAATTCCTGCcctctgtgttttctgcctgTGCATCCCTCAGCCTGATGCTCTTGGCTCTGTCTCCCTGCTGCAGATCTCGTGCTGAGGTCAAGCTGGGCCGCTCGGAGAGCTTGAAAGGCCGTgaagagatgaagaaatcaaggaaagcagaaaacgTGCCCCGCTCCCGTAGCGACGTGGACATggatgctgcagctgaggcCACCAGGCTTCACCAGTCAGCATCATCCTCTGCCTCCAGTCTGTCCACCAGGTGGGAGCtaccagcagagccaggctAGGGGAGATGGGTTACCTGTGGCCCtcaggagggagctgggatggtCCATTGCCTGTCCACAGTGTCTGGGCTCTGCACCTCCTGGTGCAGCCCTGAGAGTCCAACTTCACAGCTGATATTTGTCATGGGAAGCCAACGAGAATTTGGTTTAATCCACATTTGTGCCCCAAGCCCTGCATTGCGATGGGTGGCACTTTGCCCCTCAATGGATTTGCTCCCGGGAAgtgctgcagggtgctgtgTTGGGAGTAGAGGGCCCTGTGGATGCCACAGGGTCTCATGGGTGATGCTCCCATCCCTCCCCAGGTCGCTGGAGAATCCCACCCCCCCCTACACACCGAAGATGGGACGCAGGTGAGTGGcacggctgctgctgccatcgCCTCTACCTCAGCACCCCGAGCCCGCCGCCACCTCCAGGGCTGGGTCCTACAGAGCAGGAGGGTCACTGTAGAGGGGGCTGGGGGTGTCAGAGGGGACCTTTCTAGCTTCTCCCAGGCCTTGATAGAACACCAGGGGAAGCAATGCTcagggctgccctgggagggtgggagggagccCCCAGAGATGCCTCCACTTGGCACAGTCCTGCGTAACGCCAGCTCCCCATCCCAGGAGTTAGGAGGCACCTCTGTTCCCTTGTGTCTCACGCAGGAGCTTAATCGACCTATATAGATGGCTGCTGGGGGACCTAGTCTGTTAGCTCAAGAGTCAGAGGCTTGTGCTTCTTGTGCTGAAGGTCCCGGGTTCAAGCCGAAATAGGGCCCAGGTAGATAttggctgtgctgggagtgcTGCAGGCGGGCTCATGGGAGGTAGGACTTCAGAGTactctcactgctgcttttcatccACCCAGGAGCATCGAGTCGCCCAGCCTGGGCTTTGGTGCTGACCCCTTCCTGCCTCACCTGCTGGAGGACGAGCAGGGCCAACTCTCAGACCTGGAATCCGAGCTGGATGCACAGAACTGGCAACACACGGTGGGCCGGGAGCTGCTGGCCAGCCTGCCACAGAAGGAGATTGACCGGCAGGAAGTGATCAATGGTGAGGAGCTTAAGAGTGAGGAGTTGAGGGGTCTGTGCCTCTGCAGACACAGCCCAAGGACACCTCCAACTCCTCTGCCTCTCAACAGAGCTCTTTGCCACGGAGGTGTCTCACCTCCGCATCCTCCGAGTCCTTGACCTTCTCTTTTACCAGCGGATGAGGAAGGAGAGCCTGCTGTCCAGGGAAGAGTTGGCACTGCTCTTCCCCAACCTCCCAGATGTGATTGAAATCCACAGTAagttcttccttcccttctttctgtcCTGCAAACCTTTTTTGCAgtggcagtgctgccctgggctgtgTAGTGACcagcttgggctgggctgtttGATTGCTGCAGATCTTTGTAGCCCACTTTCAGTTTCACtcatggcagcagcagtcaAAGTTCACTGTTTCTCCCACTTCCTCCTCCAGATTCCCTCTCCGAATCAATGAAGAAGCTCCGGGAAGAAGGACCAATCATTAAGGAAATCGGGGATCTCATGCTGTCCCGGGTAAAGAGGGGTGGTTGCTCAGAGGGGATGGGGTGACTCCTGCCCTGAGGACATCACATCCTCTAGGAGTGGACAGGGGAGCCTGAAGGTTTctgtgcagagagcagagatgaCCCTGCTGTTACGGAGACCTGTGCTGTCCCCCTCGGTGCCTCTAGGAACCAGAACATGGAAATGGAGGAGCTTTGGGAGGGCCGTGGTGGGGTCAAGGTTGGGCCAGCTTTGTTGGAATCTGAGCCCACGTCTTTCTGTGCCCCCAGTTTGACGGCCTGGCCAAGGAGGAGATCCAGCAGGTTACTGCTGACTTTTGTTCCTACCAGTCCATTGCGCTGGAGCTTATCAAGACCAAGCAGCGCAAGGAGACCCGTTTCCAGATCTTCATGCAGGTTTGTTCCTCTCTTGGGCTGCTTCTCACCCCACGGCTCTCCTGGCTGCCCTTGCTTACACCTCAGGGCCTTTATCCTTTTCCTCCTGCCCTAGGAAGCAGAAAGCAACCCTCAGTGCCGGCGCCTGCAGCTCAAGGACTTGATCATCTCAGAAATGCAACGTCTGACCAAGTACCCGTTGCTGCTGGAGAACATCCTCAAGCACACTGAGGGTAGGGGCTGGAGGACTCTTAGGGTTGTGAGGAtggtgtgctgctgtgcagccgGGAtgggtgggtgctggggggaTTCCTCCCTTCCATCAGCTCTGGGCTGGCTCCATGTGGGCTCAGGATGCAGCCATGAGTGTGTGAGTGTTGCTCAGCTACACAGGGCAGCACCTGCTCCCCCTGACCCTCACCCTTCTCCAGTGGGCACCTCAGAGCATGATAAGCTGTGCCGGGCCCGAGACCAGTGCCGGGACATCCTCAAGTATGTGAATGAAGCGGTGAAACAAGCAGAGAACCGACATCGGCTGGAGGGCTACCAGAAACGCCTGGATGCCACCTCACTGGAGAGGACCAGCAACCCGCTGGCAGCTGAGTTCAAGGTGATTCCAGCTCCTTGTAGGCCTGGGGGGGCTGCCTGGTGCCAGCGCATTCACCACTGCCCTCTCATTCCTCCAGAGCCTGGACCTCACCTCCCGCCGCATGATCCACGAAGGGCCACTCACCTGGCGTATCAGCAAGGATAAGACTGTGGGTATGGACCTCCCCTCAGGTCCTGCAGGATGTGGGCCCCCTCCAGCTCTGGGGACCCTCTGAGGCTGTGCCAGCTGGAGTTGTGGTGTCCTCAGGGTTATCCTTCCTGGGCTGTGAGCACATCTCTGAGCTTCTTCTCTCCGCTCTCTGCTCCAGATCTGCACGTGCTGCTTCTGGAGGACCTCCTGGTGCTGCTACAGAAACAAGATGAAAAGCTGGTGCTCAAGTGCCATGGCAAGACAGCTCTGGGCTCCTTGGACAACAAGCAGACCTTCAGCCCTATCCTCAAGCTCAACTCAGTGCTCATTCGCTCCGTGGCCACAGGTAGGGGACAGCAGGATGCAGGGGGTGGCAGGGGTCCTGTCCTCTTGAGTGTGTTCTTCATTATACCTTGAGCTTCTCCATTGCTTTGTCCCCCGTGCAGATAAACGAGCCTTCTTCATCATCTGCACATCAGAGCTGGGACCCCAGATCTACGAGCTGGTAGCACTGACGTCCTCCGAGAAGAACACGTAAGGGCTAAAGGGGCACTGGTGCCATGGGGCAGTGCGTGGCTGGGGAGGGGGCTCCCCAGTGTGACCCCCTCAGGAGCTGACGGTGCTCTGGGCCGGCCAGGTGGATGGAGGTGTTAGAGGAGGCAGTGCAGAGTGCCATGAGGAATGCTACCTTCCCCCCAAAGCGCCAGATGCCGGAACCCACTCGCATGGCACCTTCAAGGTGAGTAGGGTTGGAGCCTGGTCTGACACTCGGTGGCACTGCTGGGTGTCTCCAGCTGGTGGGGCTGGAGACATGGgttctccctgctgcaggagctaTTTGCTGGAGACCCAGAAGCAGCTCTCAGGGCTCCTGGCCCCTTAGCACTGCCATCCTCCAGTCTAACCCCTCTCCATCCTGCAGCCTGGTGTTGCAGGACCCCGACGTCTCCCCCATCCTGTCCCAagtcagcagctctgcagcggAGGTGGAGGAGAGTTCTTCAGGTGATTTCCCATGCTCAGTTGCCCATCTGTCTCTGGGCTCAGGACACAACCCTGAgctctcccctctccctgcagcagacGACAATCCCACAGAGCTACTGGGTAGGGAGCAACCTCCAGTGCTGCCAGAGGAGCCGGGGAGCAGcgaggtggaggaggaagagctgccCCCTGGACCTTTGCACACAGAGGTGTCTGATGCTCACCCAGAGCCCTCCATGCGCCTGGCACTGCCAGTTCCCAGCCCAGCTGAGGGGTTGGCCGAGGCAGCCCTGGAGGATGGTGAGTGATGCTCAGGAGGACTGGGGAGGCCCCCCATGATATCAGCCTCCCCCCAATTGTCCCTCTTGTCCCAGTGGAGAACCTGAGGCTGCTGATCCTGCGTCGGCTCCTGCCCAGCCGTGACACTGAACCTGAGGACGACTTGACACCCACACCGTCAGTCATTGGGGGTACCCACACTTGGGACTCAGTGCTTTCCAGCCAGGATTCGGCCTCCCAGGAGGTGCTGGCTGAGCCTCAAAGTGCTGCCGAAGAGCCAAAGACCAGATCAGGGTGGGAGGAACAGAGTGAGACGGGTCCAACAGTGtctgctgaggagcagagcagctacAAGGTGGTCCGGAAAGGTATGGGGAGCTGCCAACCCCCAACCAGACATAGGGGGGCACCCGGGGGctgttcctttccttcctttggcTGGGATTTGGGGTCTCTCTGCATGAGCTTTGGAGCTGGGATGCTGGTGGTGGGCTCTGATGGGTGCTGGTGGTGGGATGCTAACTGATGCCAGGGGTGCTGGTATATGGGTGCTGGTGGTGGGGAGCTGATGGGTGCTGATGCTTGAAGGTAGCGCTAATTGGTGTTGGGGATGCTGACTGCTGGTATATGGGTGCTGGTGATGGGATGCTGATTGGTGCTGGTGGTGGGTGCTGGTGGCGGGGCCAGCTcaccccctccctctcccttcccccatcTCTTTTTGGGGTGCACAGCCCCAGCGGAGGGTGCTCAGGAGGCCACGCCCTCGCCAGGCAGCAGCCAATCAgaaactgagctgcaggaaggaggcGGAGCTAATGTAGATGGTAAAGAGACCCCCATCCCCTTCCTGGGGGTGTCCTTGAGTCCCCAGAGCCGTGTTTCCCCATTGTGCCCTCCTGTCCCTTAAGGGCAGCCATATCCTCCAGAGGGATACGTGTCCCTATGGGGTGCTGTATCCttggggaggggtgggaggggtCCATGTCCCCCAAGGGCCGTCCCCAGAGCTCAGGACACAGAGTGCCACCACAACCCTGATGCCCCCCACTGCTCTAAGcctgtcccccccccctcctttacAGGTAACTACTTCTATGTCAGCATGCCCGCCGGGCCCCCCGAACCTGTGCCACCTCCAGGACCCCCCCATGCCTTCCCACCTGAGGAACCCCCCCGGCCCAGCGCTGCTGAGGGTCCCCCAGACCCACCCGGCCCCCTCCGAGATGTCGACCTCATCTTCCGCACCATCGAGCAGCTGACGCTGAAGCTCAACAGGCTGAAGGTGAGTCCCAGTCAAGGGCTGATAGAACAGAGGGGGAAACCACAAAcctgtgccccccccccagcccttaTATTGTGCCTTTTCCCctcacttccccccccccccaggctgTCGAAGCTGCCCATTGGGAGCTGCTGCGATCCCTTGGGCACAGCTCATCTGCAGACACCACCCCTGTGGGGCACCCAGCCCCTGGGATGGAGGGGTGGGCCCAACAACCCCACAGCCCCGAGGGAGGCAGCCCCCTGACCCGCTCCCTGAGGAGCCTGCAGGGCCACAGCGCCAACATCCCAGGTGAGCGGCTGCACCCcatctcctttccctctgctctccatCCCCCTCATCACCCCACTTCTTGCCGTCTTCCTCCCTTACCCTTCTTGCCCCATTCTCTCTGTCTCCCTTCAGtatctcatccccatccctttctccctcttcctAATCATCCCCCTTCAAGTGGTTGGGGATGGAAGGGAACCTTCATTTACACCCCGACTCTCAATTCCTCCCCTCTCACaccccctttctctcctccaggctgcagagccccCTTGGCTGAAGACCCCACACACACCGCCGACCTTTAGCCACGGAGTGGGGTGGGGGtcaacctcccccccccccccccaacaatCACTTAAATCTGGGGAGCTGCCCACCAGCCCCTTCCACCCCTTGGGGGCTGGTGGGCACTGCCAGCCTCACCCATAGGGGGTTCCCCTATGGAAAAGAGGGAGCATGGGGGACCCCCTTTCACCCTGCATGGCAGCCCCAGCCTGGCTCCCTGCCTCCCCTGGCCGTGAGCTCTGGATCTAGTCTGTATAAAtgcactttgttttgttcctctcCGTGCTGCGGCCCTTTGCTCCCCGCTGACTATAAATATGTACGTATGTGCACCCCATCGTGTAAATAacccccctcccatccccatcctcccccTGTGTCACCCCCACGGGGGACAGTCGTGTCCCCAAAGCTGGGGGGCGAAGGGCAGCCCATCCCATGTGTAGAAGCGAGGCCGACGTTGGGGtgtctgatatatatatatattatatataatagaGCCAAGATTGACCGGTTGCTGTTTGATGCTGTATCATCTGTTCCATTTGATTCCTTCCCGCGGTAAAGAAATTGATcgttgttattattttgtaaaGTAAAAGCCcagaaatgtgctgttttttcACCCATAGGCACATGTGGGGCTCATGGATCCAGGTTATACTGCTCCTCTTCCCCCAACCACCCCAGGCTGGGGGTTCAGTGCCTCTATATGCCATATGCTggcagctggggggggggtctcaGTTACCCCTTGGAAGCTACGGGGGTCCCAAGGCTATGGAGGCTCACAGGGTGGAGGGGAGTTCGCAGGGGGGTGGAGGTTTATTGGGGTTCCCATAGAGCTGACGGTTCCGGACCAGACTGATCTTAGCACTGAGTCCCCGACCTTTTATAGGACTCGGGGGGCTCACGGCGGCACCAATCACAGCGCGGCAGCTGAAGCACCATTGGTCTATTTCTAAGCCAATCACCGCGTGCAATTTGGATCCATCTTTAGGCCCATAGCTGGATCTGTCGCGGCACCACCTCTAGGCCCCGCCCACCCACCCCATTGGACCAATCACAGAGCGCGCTTTGGATCCCTCCTTGGGCCGACGAAGCGACAATCCCTGTCCCCGTCCCCCACGCGGTTTCTATGTCAACCTCGGGCCACGCTGGACTCTGTCCCCCCCGGGCTGCTCTCTGTAGGGAGGGCGGGGGGGGCTGTCTGCCCCCATCCCACCTATAGAGGAGTGACCCACACTGAGTAGGAGTGTGGGGGGGGTGCCTGACATGAGTACAGAGCCAAAACTGACCGGCTGCTGTTTGATGCTACATAATAACTTTATTAAAGAAAAGCCCAGAAAGATGCTGGTCCTCAAATGCAGGCAAACGTGGGTGTTCAAGGATCCGGGCTGTGCTCCTCCTCATGCTCTGCTGGCTGAGGGAGGGGgtctctctgctgcagcagctcctggagccGGGTAAGGACTGTACAGGTAGTGGGGAAGCTGTTCCTCTAGGAAGGGGGTACAGGGAATAAAGCTGAGCCCTGCCGTGCCAGCAGCCCCTATTGAACCCAGCTTACATGCAGGGAGAGGCGGCGCAGCCCCTGCTtccccccagctccctcctgctgctgcccctccACTGCAGCCAGCAATGCACGCAGGCCACGCTCCGTGATGCGGTTGTCTGTGGAGGGAGGAAACAACCATGGGGGGGATAGAGCTGCTCTACagccagcccccccccccagcctcaCACTCACAAGCCAGGTTGAGGTTGAGCAGCACTCGGTTCCCAGGCAGAATGACGTTGCCATCTTGGTGCCAGGCTGGCTCCAGCAATGGGTGGATGGGCTCAGGTGGTTCCAATGCCTGGGTATATTGGGAGGGGTCTTGAGGatgcaggggctgcagcagagggTGTCCCCCCAACCTAAGTCCCACCGTGCTGCTCACGTcgatgctgtgctgctcctcgaTAACCCTTGCACCACGGCCACGTCGGGTGTCTAAGGAAACTGACACTGCAAGGAAGAGCAAAGTGGGAGCAGCTGAGCCaggagcagcccccagcacgTTCCCCCCAGCACCCTCAACTCACACTTCTTGCTCTGCTTGATGTCGTCCTTCCGCAGCCGGTCCTGCAAAGGGGCAGAGAGCTCAGCCCCACTGCACCCCTCAGGCAGCACTGTAGGACCCCCCCCCAACCAATACTGGGAACTGGGGAAACCGaggcacagctccagcactgccttCAACCCAATCAGGGCTACCCAAAGACTCCATGTTGAGACCCCCGCACACCCCATCTCCTCACCTTCTTTTTGGTTGAGCTCTTGCCCTGTTTGGATGGAGACAGCTTGCCTGCAACATCACTGccatgcaggctcagggcaCGACCACTGAAAGGTTCAAACTGCTTGGAGATGTCATAAGGAAGGATGCTCGGGGATAGGGGTCCCAAAAAGGTAAAGCCCCCATCCCATACCCAATGCTTACTGCACGGGGCTGCCCCTGTTTCTCCATCagcagcctcctcctctccaccACCTCCGCATGCCTCAGTttgaagggctgcagcacctctgccaGCTTCTGGGCTCCAATGTCCCCAATGCGGTTGTGGCCCAGGGACAGGGAAAGCAGTGAGCGATTCCAGCGCAGCCCCTTTGGGGGTGGGATGAGGAAGGGGCTGAGAGGAGGCATAGGCAGCTCATGGCATGGGGGGGGAGAAGGTGCTGGGAGGGGATACAGGCAGCATTCAGCCCCCCCATGGCCCTGCTGCCCCCACCTCAGCAATGTGCTCTGCACCCACGTCTGTGATGCAGTTGAAGCTGAGGACCAGAGAGAGCAGGCTGCGGTTGGAGGAGTTCATGGTGGAAAGGCTTTGACCCAGAAGCTGTGCAGCCGTGTCACCAATGCAGTTGTTGCGCAGAGACAAGTGGGACAGCCTGGGGGGGGGGTACAGGAGGGTTGGGAGACATTGGGGAGGGGGGGTCACTTTGTAGCTGGGGACACTGTGCAAAGGGCAGAGCCTGGCACTCACGTGCTGCTGGCCCCTATCAGGACATGGAAGGAGTGTTCTGGCAAAGGGTTCCCCTCCAGAGTGAGCGACCTGTGGGGTCAAACAGCACTGATATGCCCTCAATTAATGACAATGAGACCTTcagcatcccccccccccctcaaacCTCTCCCAGCCTACCAGAGCTGGGGGCAGCTTGCCACCATCGTGCCCACTGTAGGCAGCATGCTGTCAGTCAGCCCAGCACTCCAGAAGCTGTGAGGACAGATGCATCACTCGGCCATCACTGAGCAACTGGCCTGGGGGGCCACCCTCCACATACTCACTTCAAGGCTTtcagattgcccagggaggGCAGACATTTGTTGAGAACACCCAGCATCTCCTCTTCCACTTTCCAGCCTGCAGGATACAA
This Excalfactoria chinensis isolate bCotChi1 chromosome 31, bCotChi1.hap2, whole genome shotgun sequence DNA region includes the following protein-coding sequences:
- the ARHGEF11 gene encoding rho guanine nucleotide exchange factor 11 isoform X8 produces the protein MSVRPPQAAPDSRAGSKRQRLPRLSSLSSLGDSSSERRSPGHRRQPSDSSETTGLVQRCVIIQKDQHGFGFTVSGDRIVLVQSVRPGGAAMKAGVQEGDRIVKVNGTMVTNSSHLEVVKLIKSGAYVALTLLGSPPPSVGLSNSQQDMSTTGAPRNAPACPPPPPPPPLPPPQRITGPKPLQDPEVQKHATQILRNMLRQEEAELQRFYEAYNRNPGTVVGEQIEGARRRVSQLQLKIRQETSGSMDLGRLCGDSSMAMFRAAEGRLSLDSQDGDSGLESGTERFPSVSEISLNRNSVLSDHGLDSPRTSPVITARLFQHHRRQGSDTAFTPTTEQGSERTGRPLIIGPEEDYDPGYFNNECDSLFQDLGKLKSRPAHLGVFLRYIFSQADPSPLLFYLCADVCQQTTAKDSRGLGKDIWNIFLDRNAPLRVKVSEQLLAEIEARLRNGDDVRAALFEAQEMVMPEIQEQIQDYRTKRTMGLGSLYGENDLLDLDGDPQKERQVAEKQLAQLGDILSKYEEDRSSPMAFALSTYMNHTGIRSREPRVASTSEKAQALPDKDKWLPFFPKAKKQSSSTKKDKDAIEDKKRNPILKYIAKPKMSQSTVKPGNVRNIIQHFENNQHYESQEPGSQRLSTGSFPEDLLEGDGSRAEVKLGRSESLKGREEMKKSRKAENVPRSRSDVDMDAAAEATRLHQSASSSASSLSTRSLENPTPPYTPKMGRRSIESPSLGFGADPFLPHLLEDEQGQLSDLESELDAQNWQHTVGRELLASLPQKEIDRQEVINELFATEVSHLRILRVLDLLFYQRMRKESLLSREELALLFPNLPDVIEIHNSLSESMKKLREEGPIIKEIGDLMLSRFDGLAKEEIQQVTADFCSYQSIALELIKTKQRKETRFQIFMQEAESNPQCRRLQLKDLIISEMQRLTKYPLLLENILKHTEVGTSEHDKLCRARDQCRDILKYVNEAVKQAENRHRLEGYQKRLDATSLERTSNPLAAEFKSLDLTSRRMIHEGPLTWRISKDKTVDLHVLLLEDLLVLLQKQDEKLVLKCHGKTALGSLDNKQTFSPILKLNSVLIRSVATDKRAFFIICTSELGPQIYELVALTSSEKNTWMEVLEEAVQSAMRNATFPPKRQMPEPTRMAPSSLVLQDPDVSPILSQVSSSAAEVEESSSADDNPTELLGREQPPVLPEEPGSSEVEEEELPPGPLHTEVSDAHPEPSMRLALPVPSPAEGLAEAALEDVENLRLLILRRLLPSRDTEPEDDLTPTPSVIGGTHTWDSVLSSQDSASQEVLAEPQSAAEEPKTRSGWEEQSETGPTVSAEEQSSYKVVRKAPAEGAQEATPSPGSSQSETELQEGGGANVDGNYFYVSMPAGPPEPVPPPGPPHAFPPEEPPRPSAAEGPPDPPGPLRDVDLIFRTIEQLTLKLNRLKAVEAAHWELLRSLGHSSSADTTPVGHPAPGMEGWAQQPHSPEGGSPLTRSLRSLQGHSANIPGCRAPLAEDPTHTADL